The following proteins are encoded in a genomic region of Zea mays cultivar B73 chromosome 9, Zm-B73-REFERENCE-NAM-5.0, whole genome shotgun sequence:
- the LOC103638295 gene encoding uncharacterized protein translates to MPPGRMVGETTRTDLGDVPITDYEKERALNVMRNNNMLRSLGITGLTSLIRSSKTRKNSIAHDDFVSLYEPDHNEDNDHHVADQDVPLNCQRRNTNMSTVSGGTKGSKRVLAPNAEDQVRRVTRQKTKEISSADKDLHGSTTNTEEHALISANCSTQHDDEIQICDEGKRRPEVPMQAAMLASEGGIAIRQHMPILTHWKEYKNDKSYLEDFVGRIGGQFAVDTKNKDVRYACADLMRCNQRQMRYKLKKAYFNGVAADKVRTTSPLSTMTDEQWMQLVNMWSTPKHKDKCVNNKVIRGKVRFQQKTGSRSYIAHMHAVKQAKYGDAPPSAIDLFKECHCSSKTGFAEHVKEAIDTMEALVAEPGVEGKESKTPTEAVAQVLASSKFLQNIGLVPATKKSSNGSDPTRVAELEAELESEKQNSLEVRAQLNALKQKVEESEEARAKELEKINDLQKGADETNALLRRLFSLNK, encoded by the exons ATGCCCCCTGGAAGGATGGTTGGAGAAACAACACGCACAGACCTTGGTG ATGTGCCAATTACTGACTATGAAAAAGAGAGGGCTCTAAATGTGATGAGGAACAACAACATGTTGAGAAGCCTTGGTATAACTGGATTAACATCACTTATTCGATCAAGTAAAACAAGGAAGAACTCTATCGCTCATGATGACTTTGTTTCATTGTATGAACCGGATCATAATGAAGACAATGATCATCATGTGGCTGATCAG GATGTACCTTTAAACTGTCAAAGAAGGAACACCAACATGTCTACTGTTTCTGGAGGAACAAAAGGATCCAAGAGAGTGCTAGCACCTAATGCAGAAGACCAAGTTCGTAGAGTAACTAGACAGAAGACAAAGGAAATATCTTCAGCTGATAAAGATCTTCATGGTTCGACTACAAATACAGAAGAGCATGCATTGATTTCTGCCAATTGTTCTACACAACATGATGACGAGATTCAGATTTGTGATGAAG GGAAGAGACGTCCAGAGGTTCCTATGCAAGCTGCAATGCTTGCATCGGAAGGAGGAATTGCAATTAGGCAACATATGCCGATCCTGACACACTGGAAGGAATACAAGAATGACAAGTCCTATTTGGAAGACTTCGTCGGAAGAATTGGT GGTCAATTTGCCGTAGACACCAAAAACAAAGATGTCAGATATGCATGTGCTGATTTGATGAGGTGTAATCAGCGACAAATGAGATATAAGCTCAAAAAGGCTTACTTTAATGGTGTGGCAGCAGACAAAGTGAGAACAACATCACCGTTGAGTACTATGACAGATGAGCAATGGATGCAACTAGTGAATATGTGGTCTACCCCAAAGCACAAG GACAAGTGTGTGAACAACAAAGTGATTCGTGGCAAAGTTCGGTTCCAGCAAAAGACAGGATCTCGGAGTTACATTGCACATATGCATGCCGTG AAGCAAGCCAAATATGGAGATGCACCACCAAGTGCAATTGATCTTTTTAAAGAGTGCCATTGTAGCAGCAAGACTGGTTTTGCTGAGCATGTAAAGGAAGCAATT GACACAATGGAAGCACTTGTGGCTGAACCTGGAGTAGAAGGGAAAGAATCTAAGACCCCTACAGAAGCAGTTGCTCAAGTGTTGGCTtcatcaaaatttcttcaaaatatTGGTCTTGTACCTGCCACAAAGAAAAGCAGCAATGGTTCTGATCCTACACGTGTGGCAGAACTTGAGGCAGAACTTGAATCAGAGAAGCAAAACTCATTAGAGGTTAGAGCTCAGTTAAATGCCCTCAAGCAGAAGGTAGAAGAATCAGAAGAAGCAAGGGCTAAGGagttagaaaagattaatgatctACAAAAAGGAGCAGATGAGACCAATGCTCTCCTTCGTCGTCTCTTTAGCCTCAATAAGTAG
- the LOC103638296 gene encoding uncharacterized protein produces MRRGRFYVFQHGVELLGAPRITYLEDDYNKMVWYVLNNCSEVEPYIKMYKEELENEGTIDVEKTIEKQFSSWFKKHIARLRFVEGEGIDDDLYALACEPDLRVRIFSACLVDGVRYHTVDRERNRRTQNSGVMVEGTHNNECIDFYGCLKEIIELQYNSDLMEHRTVVLFQCDWFDTHSKKVNMKCDGYFRSINHSSRWYKNDAFILAAQATKVFYLQDIKNAGSWKIVQKFTHRHLWSVAENDIDEIPSASGLSYQDDTCVGFEVQVNEGDTEMIEHQDADGSVNVSVSVVDEFRVQRQEEVQEDGTSDDEDETGWQYASDNEESTTLVNDNDDFSDNE; encoded by the exons ATGAGAAGAGGTAgattttatgtttttcagcatggAGTTGAACTTCTTGGAGCGCCAAGAATTACATACCTTGAAGATGATTACAATAAGATGGTTTGGTATGTTCTAAACAATTGTTCAGAAGTGGAGCCATATATAAA GATGTACAAGGAAGAGTTAGAGAATGAAGGGACTATTGATGTTGAAAAAACCATTGAGAAGCAATTTTCCTCATGGTTTAAGAAGCAT ATTGCAAGATTGCGATTTGTTGAGGGAGAAGGCATTGATGACGACCTATATGCATTGGCATGTGAACCGGATTTGCGAGTTCGAATTTTTTCTGCATGTCTTGTTGATGGTGTCCGGTACCACACCGTTGACCGTGAGAGAAATAGAAGAACCCAAAACAGTGGAGTCATGGTTGAGGGCACTCATAATAATGAATGCATTGATTTTTATGGCTGCTTAAAAGAAATAATTGAGTTGCAGTATAACTCAGATTTGATGGAGCATCGGACAGTTGTTCTATTCCAGTGTGATTGGTTTGACACTCATAGCAAGAAAGTTAATATGAAATGTGATGGATATTTTAGAAGCATCAACCACAGTAGTCGCTGGTACAAAAATGATGCTTTTATTTTAGCAGCACAAGCAACTAAGGTATTTTATTTGCAAGACATCAAGAATGCTGGAAGCTGGAAGATTGTTCAAAAATTTACACATAGGCACTTGTGGAGTGTGGCTGAAAACGACATTGATGAAATACCTAGTGCCTCAGGACTGTCATACCAAGATGATACATGTGTAGGTTTTGAAGTGCaagttaatgaaggagatacggaGATGATTGAACATCAGGATGCTGACGGTTCTGTTAATGTCAGTGTAAGTGTGGTTGATGAATTTCGGGTGCAACGACAAGAGGAAGTGCAAGAGGATGGGACAAGCGACGATGAAGATGAAACTGGATGGCAATatgctagtgataatgaagaatcaacaactcttgtcaatgataatgatgatttcagCGATAACGAGTAG
- the LOC103638297 gene encoding uncharacterized protein isoform X1 — translation MSNTSSSSSVERAMQRWRAVEILFPSEAEAAADFVDDGVSIPRVSATASATVAPSAGSGNMEDSQTLIDKALAELPQELADLAKDPKNHARSKDPGWKYGFWPNETKKEMVQCIFCKKVVPAGIRRFKQHLCGGFGDTEKCPKAPAIVRKEMRDYLVQNTRSKATLMEEENVQTAEEECQGEVVVVPSSGTKAKEAKRKVIAQASITSFVGKKYVKSVSSMLCKTPEEVVNQRHSSTSSQPTLEHCTKKSKEAKQIVDDHVADFFYENGIPLNAINSRSWEIMVESIGQYGPGYRSPSYNAMREPVLERAVVKTNELRKRHEESWKEYGCTLMSDGWTDQRHRHLINFLANSPAGTFFLGYVDASSEVVDGIMLANLLEKQIEMIGKEYVVHVVTDNGANFKAAGRILMERIPTLFWTPCAAHCLDLLLEDLGKIKDFSSCINDAKKVSRFIYKHGRILDMMRAKVGGDLVRPAVTRFATSFLTLASMHRHKQALKNLFVSEDWYRNKLSTSMEGKAAENIVLSVPFWNHVEDCLKASQPILIALRIADGDETPAVPEIVSAMNTARTSIKESLKKKPQLLNEVLGYFEKRWENQMEQKLYGAALFLNPAKFFPIRENDRREATRLRSLFNDVLWKMVSDDDEQSIISKQADDYERSEGEAFSKAIAIKDRNRKNPILWWGAYGGLAYELQTLAKRIVSLCCSASGCERSWSTFSQIHTKRRNRLEHKRLNKLVYVSYNRKMANRFTKIRELGSKGKRSNPLHLEEFQWENEWVVADNDSVHQGAAHDEAIGASQGLSGHNLPMVTAAHARNLWTTSEFPTRKRTSRKRPRVPEPTINEEEILEDGEESESEEMQKNGEDGSGPSTSFGTENAFQVDEDLL, via the exons ATGAGTAATACTTCATCTTCGTCTAGCG TTGAGCGTGCTATGCAGCGATGGAGGGCTGTGGAGATTTTATTCCCTTCTGAAGCAGAAGCTGCTGCTGATTTCGTGGATGATGGTGTTTCTATACCAAGGGTGTCTGCAACTGCAAGTGCAACTGTAGCTCCATCTGCTGGTTCTGGTAATATGGAAGATTCACAAACCTTAATTGATAAGGCTTTAGCAGAGCTGCCACAAGAGCTTGCTGACCTCGCTAAAGATCCTAAGAATCATGCTAGATCAAAGGATCCGGGCTGGAAGTATGGATTTTGGCCCAATGAGACAAAGAAGGAAATGGTACAGTGCATATTTTGTAAAAAGGTTGTGCCTGCAGGGATAAGGAGATTCAAgcaacacctttgtggtggttttgGAGACACTGAAAAATGTCCAAAGGCACCTGCCATTGTTAGGAAAGAGATGCGTGATTACCTTGTTCAGAATACAAGGTCAAAAGCCACGCTGATGGAAGAAGAGAATGTACAAACTGCAGAAGAGGAATGTCAAGGTGAAGTTGTTGTTGTGCCAAGTTCTGGAACAAAGGCAAAGGAAGCAAAAAGAAAAGTTATTGCTCAAGCTTCCATTACTTCTTTTGTTGGAAAGAAATACGTAAAATCAGTGAGTTCGATGTTGTGTAAGACTCCTGAAGAGGTAGTCAATCAGAGGCATAGTTCCACATCTTCTCAACCTACACTTGAGCATTGTACAAAGAAGTCAAAGGAAGCAAAACAAATTGTAGATGATCATGTTGCAGATTTTTTTTATGAGAATGGAATTCCATTGAATGCAATCAATTCAAGAAGCTGGGAAATCATGGTGGAGTCAATTGGGCAATATGGACCTGGTTACCGATCTCCTTCTTACAATGCCATGAGGGAACCCGTACTTGAGAGGGCAGTTGTGAAGACAAATGAATTAAGGAAAAGGCATGAGGAATCTTGGAAGGAGTATGGTTGCACACTAATGTCTGATGGATGGACTGACCAACGACACCGCCATCTCATCAATTTCCTTGCCAACAGTCCAGCAGGCACCTTTTTTCTAGGTTATGTGGATGCTTCTAGTGAGGTTGTTGATGGCATTATGTTAGCAAACTTACTTGAGAAACAAATTGAGATGATTGGGAAGGAATATGTGGTACATGTTGTAACAGACAATGGTGCTAACTTCAAGGCAGCAGGTAGGATTTTAATGGAGAGGATACCAACTTTGTTTTGGACCCCTTGTGCCGCCCATTGCTTAGATTTGTTGCTTGAGGACCTTGGTAAAATAAAGGATTTCAGTTCTTGCATCAATGATGCAAAAAAGGTGTCTAGGTTTATATATAAGCATGGGAGAATTCTTGATATGATGAGAGCAAAGGTGGGTGGAGATTTGGTTAGGCCGGCTGTTACACGTTTTGCAACCTCCTTTCTTACACTTGCTAGCATGCATAGGCATAAGCAAGCACTGAAAAACTTATTTGTCAGTGAAGATTGGTACCGCAACAAATTATCTACATCTATGGAAGGGAAAGCTGCAGAGAACATTGTGTTGTCTGTACCCTTTTGGAATCATGTAGAAGATTGTTTGAAAGCTTCACAGCCCATTCTAATTGCTTTGAGGATAGCAGATGGTGATGAGACACCTGCAGTTCCTGAGATCGTGTCAGCCATGAATACAGCAAGGACGAGCATAAAGGAATCTTTGAAAAAAAAGCCACAGCTGTTGAATGAAGTTCTAGGGTACTTTGAGAAGAGATGGGAGAATCAAATGGAGCAAAAACTATATGGGGCAGCATTGTTTTTGAATCCAGCCAAGTTTTTTCCTATAAGAGAGAATGATAGAAGGGAAGCAACTAGACTTAGGTCATTGTTCAATGATGTTCTATGGAAAATGGTGTCGGACGATGATGAGCAAAGCATAATTAGCAAACAGGCTGATGATTACGAGAGGTCTGAAGGTGAAGCCTTCTCAAAGGCAATAGCAATAAAGGATAGGAACCGAAAAAATCCTA TTCTTTGGTGGGGTGCATATGGTGGGCTTGCATATGAGCTTCAAACATTAGCAAAAAGGATTGTTAGCCTTTGTTGCTCGGCATCAGGATGTGAGCGCAGCTGGAGCACATTTTCTCAG ATACACACCAAAAGGAGGAATCGATTAGAGCACAAGAGGTTGAATAAATTGGTTTATGTTAGCTACAACAGAAAAATGGCAAATAGGTTTACAAAGATACGTGAGCTCGGTTCGAAGGGAAAGAGAAGCAACCCATTGCACCTTGAAGAATTTCAGTGGGAAAATGAGTGGGTTGTGGCTGATAATGATTCAGTTCATCAAGGAGCTGCACATGATGAGGCAATTGGTGCATCTCAAGGTTTAAGTGGCCACAATTTGCCAATGGTTACTGCTGCACATGCCAGAAACTTATGGACTACTAGTGAGTTTCCAACAAGGAAAAGAACCTCAAGAAAGCGTCCTAGGGTACCTGAACCAACTATTAATGAAGAGGAGATCCTTGAAGATGGCGAAGAATCTGAATCTGAGGAAATGCAAAAGAATGGGGAAGATGGTTCTGGGCCTTCTACCTCATTTGGGACTGAAAATGCATTTCAAGTGGATGAAGATTTGCTTTAG
- the LOC103638297 gene encoding uncharacterized protein isoform X2 yields the protein MEDSQTLIDKALAELPQELADLAKDPKNHARSKDPGWKYGFWPNETKKEMVQCIFCKKVVPAGIRRFKQHLCGGFGDTEKCPKAPAIVRKEMRDYLVQNTRSKATLMEEENVQTAEEECQGEVVVVPSSGTKAKEAKRKVIAQASITSFVGKKYVKSVSSMLCKTPEEVVNQRHSSTSSQPTLEHCTKKSKEAKQIVDDHVADFFYENGIPLNAINSRSWEIMVESIGQYGPGYRSPSYNAMREPVLERAVVKTNELRKRHEESWKEYGCTLMSDGWTDQRHRHLINFLANSPAGTFFLGYVDASSEVVDGIMLANLLEKQIEMIGKEYVVHVVTDNGANFKAAGRILMERIPTLFWTPCAAHCLDLLLEDLGKIKDFSSCINDAKKVSRFIYKHGRILDMMRAKVGGDLVRPAVTRFATSFLTLASMHRHKQALKNLFVSEDWYRNKLSTSMEGKAAENIVLSVPFWNHVEDCLKASQPILIALRIADGDETPAVPEIVSAMNTARTSIKESLKKKPQLLNEVLGYFEKRWENQMEQKLYGAALFLNPAKFFPIRENDRREATRLRSLFNDVLWKMVSDDDEQSIISKQADDYERSEGEAFSKAIAIKDRNRKNPILWWGAYGGLAYELQTLAKRIVSLCCSASGCERSWSTFSQIHTKRRNRLEHKRLNKLVYVSYNRKMANRFTKIRELGSKGKRSNPLHLEEFQWENEWVVADNDSVHQGAAHDEAIGASQGLSGHNLPMVTAAHARNLWTTSEFPTRKRTSRKRPRVPEPTINEEEILEDGEESESEEMQKNGEDGSGPSTSFGTENAFQVDEDLL from the exons ATGGAAGATTCACAAACCTTAATTGATAAGGCTTTAGCAGAGCTGCCACAAGAGCTTGCTGACCTCGCTAAAGATCCTAAGAATCATGCTAGATCAAAGGATCCGGGCTGGAAGTATGGATTTTGGCCCAATGAGACAAAGAAGGAAATGGTACAGTGCATATTTTGTAAAAAGGTTGTGCCTGCAGGGATAAGGAGATTCAAgcaacacctttgtggtggttttgGAGACACTGAAAAATGTCCAAAGGCACCTGCCATTGTTAGGAAAGAGATGCGTGATTACCTTGTTCAGAATACAAGGTCAAAAGCCACGCTGATGGAAGAAGAGAATGTACAAACTGCAGAAGAGGAATGTCAAGGTGAAGTTGTTGTTGTGCCAAGTTCTGGAACAAAGGCAAAGGAAGCAAAAAGAAAAGTTATTGCTCAAGCTTCCATTACTTCTTTTGTTGGAAAGAAATACGTAAAATCAGTGAGTTCGATGTTGTGTAAGACTCCTGAAGAGGTAGTCAATCAGAGGCATAGTTCCACATCTTCTCAACCTACACTTGAGCATTGTACAAAGAAGTCAAAGGAAGCAAAACAAATTGTAGATGATCATGTTGCAGATTTTTTTTATGAGAATGGAATTCCATTGAATGCAATCAATTCAAGAAGCTGGGAAATCATGGTGGAGTCAATTGGGCAATATGGACCTGGTTACCGATCTCCTTCTTACAATGCCATGAGGGAACCCGTACTTGAGAGGGCAGTTGTGAAGACAAATGAATTAAGGAAAAGGCATGAGGAATCTTGGAAGGAGTATGGTTGCACACTAATGTCTGATGGATGGACTGACCAACGACACCGCCATCTCATCAATTTCCTTGCCAACAGTCCAGCAGGCACCTTTTTTCTAGGTTATGTGGATGCTTCTAGTGAGGTTGTTGATGGCATTATGTTAGCAAACTTACTTGAGAAACAAATTGAGATGATTGGGAAGGAATATGTGGTACATGTTGTAACAGACAATGGTGCTAACTTCAAGGCAGCAGGTAGGATTTTAATGGAGAGGATACCAACTTTGTTTTGGACCCCTTGTGCCGCCCATTGCTTAGATTTGTTGCTTGAGGACCTTGGTAAAATAAAGGATTTCAGTTCTTGCATCAATGATGCAAAAAAGGTGTCTAGGTTTATATATAAGCATGGGAGAATTCTTGATATGATGAGAGCAAAGGTGGGTGGAGATTTGGTTAGGCCGGCTGTTACACGTTTTGCAACCTCCTTTCTTACACTTGCTAGCATGCATAGGCATAAGCAAGCACTGAAAAACTTATTTGTCAGTGAAGATTGGTACCGCAACAAATTATCTACATCTATGGAAGGGAAAGCTGCAGAGAACATTGTGTTGTCTGTACCCTTTTGGAATCATGTAGAAGATTGTTTGAAAGCTTCACAGCCCATTCTAATTGCTTTGAGGATAGCAGATGGTGATGAGACACCTGCAGTTCCTGAGATCGTGTCAGCCATGAATACAGCAAGGACGAGCATAAAGGAATCTTTGAAAAAAAAGCCACAGCTGTTGAATGAAGTTCTAGGGTACTTTGAGAAGAGATGGGAGAATCAAATGGAGCAAAAACTATATGGGGCAGCATTGTTTTTGAATCCAGCCAAGTTTTTTCCTATAAGAGAGAATGATAGAAGGGAAGCAACTAGACTTAGGTCATTGTTCAATGATGTTCTATGGAAAATGGTGTCGGACGATGATGAGCAAAGCATAATTAGCAAACAGGCTGATGATTACGAGAGGTCTGAAGGTGAAGCCTTCTCAAAGGCAATAGCAATAAAGGATAGGAACCGAAAAAATCCTA TTCTTTGGTGGGGTGCATATGGTGGGCTTGCATATGAGCTTCAAACATTAGCAAAAAGGATTGTTAGCCTTTGTTGCTCGGCATCAGGATGTGAGCGCAGCTGGAGCACATTTTCTCAG ATACACACCAAAAGGAGGAATCGATTAGAGCACAAGAGGTTGAATAAATTGGTTTATGTTAGCTACAACAGAAAAATGGCAAATAGGTTTACAAAGATACGTGAGCTCGGTTCGAAGGGAAAGAGAAGCAACCCATTGCACCTTGAAGAATTTCAGTGGGAAAATGAGTGGGTTGTGGCTGATAATGATTCAGTTCATCAAGGAGCTGCACATGATGAGGCAATTGGTGCATCTCAAGGTTTAAGTGGCCACAATTTGCCAATGGTTACTGCTGCACATGCCAGAAACTTATGGACTACTAGTGAGTTTCCAACAAGGAAAAGAACCTCAAGAAAGCGTCCTAGGGTACCTGAACCAACTATTAATGAAGAGGAGATCCTTGAAGATGGCGAAGAATCTGAATCTGAGGAAATGCAAAAGAATGGGGAAGATGGTTCTGGGCCTTCTACCTCATTTGGGACTGAAAATGCATTTCAAGTGGATGAAGATTTGCTTTAG